A stretch of the Candidatus Jettenia sp. AMX2 genome encodes the following:
- the rpsL gene encoding 30S ribosomal protein S12: MPTINQLIRKGREKTKKRSKSPDLEMSAQKKGVCLQVMTRTPKKPNSALRKVARVRLSNGREITAYIPGEGHNLQEHSIVLIRGGRVRDLPGIKYHIVRGTLDCAGVEGRRRSRSKYGTKTPK; encoded by the coding sequence ATGCCGACGATTAATCAATTAATAAGAAAAGGCAGAGAAAAGACAAAGAAAAGAAGTAAGAGTCCTGACCTGGAAATGTCTGCACAGAAAAAAGGGGTTTGCCTTCAGGTTATGACAAGAACGCCAAAAAAACCTAACTCTGCTTTGAGAAAGGTTGCAAGGGTGAGATTGTCCAATGGCAGGGAGATAACAGCATATATCCCAGGTGAAGGACACAATCTTCAGGAACATTCAATTGTGTTGATAAGGGGTGGTCGGGTAAGAGATCTCCCTGGTATTAAGTATCATATTGTTCGCGGGACTTTGGATTGTGCGGGTGTTGAAGGAAGAAGGCGCTCTCGCTCTAAATATGGAACAAAAACTCCCAAATGA
- the rpoC gene encoding DNA-directed RNA polymerase subunit beta', with amino-acid sequence MTDIVYDKVNEVSSVKISLASPDEIRSWSYGEVKKPETINYRTYRAEKDGLFCERIFGPERNWECFCGKYKGIKHKGIICDRCGVKITHSRVRRKRMGHINLAAPIVHIWFFKAMPSRLGTLLGMKTTSLERIIYFQDYVVIETGDIPLKEYQILSEEEYKSNREKYGDQSFKAGMGAEAIRTLLQKLDLVALSNELREELGQTKSKQRAKEIIKRLEIVEAFRDSGNKPEWMVLSVVPVIPPDLRPLVLLESGNFATSDLNDLYRRIINRNNRLKKLIDLNAPEVIIRNEKRMLQQAVDALFDNTRSKRPVLGSNNRPLKSLTDMIKGKQGRFRENLLGKRVDYSARSVIVVGPELKLHQCGLPKKIALELFQPFIIRRLKELGLADTIKSAKKMLGRKDKEVWDILEEVVKRHPVLLNRAPTLHRMGIQAFEPILVEGNAIKLHPLVCRGFNADFDGDQMAVHLPLSIEAQAEAVTLMLSTNNIFSPASGDPIITPSQDIVLGCYYLTASVQDEKGEDEEYEKFSGTEEVLYALATRKVRLHTKIEMRLKQTKIIKDRTGGEEPKNGLCTTTVGRVVFNAILPEGMPFYNYTLDQKGLSRIIQDCYKILGREKTIILLDSIKEVGFKECTKAGLSLSITDLKMPAKKWDILEKTQEEIEKIQKLYRKGIITEGERYNQIIDTWTYASEKVAEEMLNELKNDIRDGRAYLNPVYLMSASGARGSSQQLRQLAGMRGLMAKPSGKIIETPIKANFREGLGVLEYFSSTHGARKGLADTALKTADSGYLTRKLADVAQNVVITGLDCGTTNGITKSAVYRGEKVEVPLSKVITGRVARNNIVDLVKDEVIVRENELITEEKAKRIESLGYEKIKVRSPLTCEMSLGLCIKCYGMDLSRDTFVEEGMAVGIIAAQSIGEPGTQLTMKTFHIGGTATRTVEEFEAKAKRAGIVKYNNLHVVKNPEGKDVAITANGEILLVDSKGRQLDKHVVVLGAEVLAKENDAVVANQTLTKWDPHMVPILTEMSGKIRFEDIVFGKTLREESDVSTGVKRKVIMEHKGDLHPQIIIEDEKGKISGLYPIPEKAHIEVEEGQYVTAGTLLAKTPREITRTEDITGGLPRVAEIFEARKPKDPAVMSEIDGIVEVGEKRRGKRTIIVRSESGMEIEHLVPRGKHLKVHRGDRIRAGNPLVEGPLILQDILRINGEEELQIYMLKEVQNVYRSQNVPIDDKHVEIIIAQMLRKVKVDDIGDTSFLPGQIVDKFRFKHENKRIIEKGGKPATAKSLLMGITKASLHSESFISAASFQETTKVLTKAALEGKVDNLVGLKENVILGHLVPAGTGYKIYTPLSVVPSEAVAKEAEGYHRELVTSS; translated from the coding sequence ATGACAGATATTGTGTACGATAAAGTGAATGAAGTTAGTTCAGTAAAAATATCGCTTGCTTCGCCGGATGAAATAAGGAGTTGGTCTTACGGTGAAGTAAAAAAGCCGGAGACGATTAATTATCGTACTTACAGGGCTGAAAAAGATGGGTTATTCTGCGAACGTATTTTTGGCCCTGAACGAAATTGGGAATGTTTTTGTGGAAAATATAAGGGTATCAAGCATAAAGGAATTATTTGCGATCGTTGCGGTGTTAAGATAACACACTCACGTGTACGCAGAAAGCGGATGGGACACATTAACCTGGCTGCCCCAATTGTGCACATATGGTTTTTCAAGGCAATGCCTTCACGGTTAGGAACTCTTCTAGGAATGAAGACAACTTCACTTGAAAGGATTATATATTTTCAGGATTATGTTGTGATTGAAACCGGAGATATTCCGCTGAAAGAATACCAGATCCTGAGTGAAGAAGAATATAAATCAAACAGGGAGAAGTATGGAGATCAGTCTTTTAAAGCAGGAATGGGGGCAGAAGCAATACGTACCTTGCTACAGAAACTCGATCTTGTTGCCTTATCAAATGAATTACGGGAAGAGCTTGGCCAGACAAAATCAAAGCAACGTGCAAAAGAAATCATTAAGAGATTAGAGATTGTTGAGGCATTCAGAGATTCGGGGAATAAACCTGAGTGGATGGTATTAAGTGTTGTACCGGTTATTCCTCCTGACTTAAGACCGCTGGTTTTGCTGGAGAGTGGTAATTTTGCCACATCGGATCTTAACGATCTTTACAGAAGAATTATTAATCGTAATAACCGTCTGAAGAAATTAATTGATTTAAACGCACCGGAAGTAATTATACGAAATGAAAAAAGGATGCTGCAGCAGGCGGTTGATGCATTATTTGACAACACAAGAAGCAAGCGTCCTGTCCTTGGGAGTAATAACCGGCCTTTAAAATCATTAACTGATATGATTAAGGGTAAGCAGGGAAGGTTTCGGGAAAATTTACTCGGGAAGCGGGTAGACTATTCGGCTCGTTCTGTAATTGTTGTTGGACCGGAGTTAAAGCTACACCAGTGCGGTTTGCCAAAGAAGATTGCTCTGGAGTTGTTTCAGCCATTTATCATACGCAGATTAAAGGAGCTTGGCCTTGCCGATACTATTAAGAGTGCGAAAAAGATGCTCGGCCGTAAAGACAAGGAAGTATGGGATATTCTTGAGGAAGTAGTGAAGAGGCATCCTGTGTTGCTCAATAGGGCGCCGACCTTGCACAGAATGGGAATTCAGGCTTTTGAACCGATATTGGTAGAAGGAAATGCAATTAAACTACATCCTTTGGTTTGCAGGGGTTTTAATGCCGATTTTGATGGTGATCAAATGGCGGTTCATTTACCGCTTTCAATTGAGGCACAGGCAGAAGCGGTTACGCTGATGTTGTCTACGAACAATATATTTTCTCCGGCTTCGGGTGATCCGATTATAACTCCGAGTCAGGATATTGTATTAGGTTGTTACTATCTTACAGCGAGCGTACAGGATGAAAAGGGCGAGGACGAGGAATACGAGAAGTTTTCAGGAACAGAGGAGGTTCTTTATGCATTGGCTACCAGGAAAGTACGTTTGCACACAAAAATTGAGATGCGGCTGAAACAAACAAAAATTATTAAGGACCGGACGGGGGGAGAAGAGCCGAAAAACGGTTTGTGCACAACGACTGTTGGGAGGGTTGTTTTTAACGCGATATTACCTGAAGGAATGCCATTTTATAATTATACTTTGGACCAAAAAGGGTTGAGCAGGATAATACAGGATTGTTATAAAATTCTTGGCAGGGAAAAAACAATTATTTTGCTGGACAGTATAAAAGAGGTTGGCTTCAAGGAATGTACGAAAGCAGGACTTTCACTTTCAATAACTGATTTGAAGATGCCTGCAAAGAAATGGGATATTCTGGAAAAAACCCAGGAAGAGATTGAAAAAATACAGAAATTATACAGGAAAGGTATAATAACCGAGGGTGAACGGTATAATCAGATTATTGATACGTGGACGTATGCAAGTGAAAAGGTCGCAGAGGAAATGCTGAATGAGCTAAAGAATGATATACGGGATGGCAGGGCTTATTTAAACCCTGTATATTTAATGTCTGCGTCTGGTGCAAGAGGGAGTTCTCAGCAGTTAAGACAGCTTGCAGGCATGCGCGGTTTAATGGCAAAACCTTCAGGCAAGATTATTGAAACGCCAATAAAAGCAAACTTCAGAGAAGGTTTAGGTGTGCTGGAATATTTCAGCTCTACCCATGGTGCCAGAAAAGGGTTGGCGGACACTGCCCTGAAAACAGCTGACTCCGGCTACCTAACCAGGAAACTGGCTGATGTTGCACAGAATGTTGTGATAACAGGCCTGGACTGTGGTACTACGAATGGTATTACAAAGAGTGCCGTTTACCGCGGAGAGAAAGTTGAAGTACCTCTTAGCAAGGTAATTACAGGGCGAGTGGCGAGGAATAATATCGTTGATTTGGTAAAAGATGAAGTAATTGTAAGGGAAAATGAGCTAATTACCGAAGAAAAAGCAAAAAGAATAGAATCGCTGGGATATGAAAAAATCAAAGTCAGGTCTCCTTTGACGTGCGAAATGTCTTTGGGACTCTGCATAAAGTGCTATGGAATGGATTTATCAAGGGACACGTTCGTTGAAGAGGGAATGGCAGTAGGAATTATCGCTGCACAATCGATTGGAGAACCTGGCACACAGCTCACCATGAAGACGTTTCATATTGGAGGTACTGCTACCCGTACAGTAGAAGAATTTGAGGCAAAAGCCAAGCGTGCAGGAATTGTAAAATATAACAATTTACATGTGGTGAAAAATCCCGAAGGAAAAGATGTGGCTATTACTGCAAATGGAGAAATATTACTTGTTGATTCCAAGGGAAGGCAGCTTGATAAACATGTCGTAGTACTTGGAGCAGAGGTGCTGGCAAAAGAGAACGATGCTGTTGTTGCTAATCAAACCCTTACCAAGTGGGATCCTCATATGGTTCCAATTCTGACCGAGATGTCGGGAAAAATACGATTCGAGGATATAGTTTTCGGTAAAACATTGCGTGAAGAATCGGATGTTTCGACAGGGGTTAAGCGTAAGGTGATTATGGAACATAAAGGTGATTTGCATCCTCAAATCATTATAGAGGATGAGAAAGGTAAAATATCAGGTCTCTACCCGATTCCGGAAAAAGCGCACATTGAGGTTGAAGAAGGTCAGTATGTTACTGCAGGGACGTTGCTTGCAAAAACGCCGAGGGAAATTACGAGGACAGAAGATATTACCGGGGGCTTACCACGGGTTGCGGAAATATTTGAGGCAAGAAAACCAAAAGACCCCGCGGTAATGAGTGAAATCGATGGCATTGTGGAAGTTGGTGAAAAACGGCGCGGGAAACGGACTATTATTGTAAGAAGCGAATCAGGAATGGAAATAGAGCATCTTGTACCGAGAGGTAAGCATTTAAAGGTACACAGAGGGGATCGCATTCGGGCAGGTAATCCTCTTGTGGAAGGACCTCTGATCTTACAGGACATTTTAAGAATAAACGGTGAAGAAGAGTTGCAAATTTACATGCTGAAAGAGGTTCAAAATGTTTACCGGTCGCAAAATGTTCCCATCGATGATAAACATGTTGAAATTATTATTGCGCAAATGTTGAGGAAGGTAAAGGTAGATGATATTGGCGATACGAGTTTTTTACCGGGACAGATTGTTGATAAATTCAGATTTAAGCATGAAAATAAGAGAATAATTGAAAAAGGCGGAAAACCTGCAACGGCGAAGTCTTTACTGATGGGGATAACTAAGGCATCACTACACTCGGAAAGTTTTATATCTGCGGCATCATTTCAGGAGACGACAAAGGTTTTAACGAAGGCAGCGCTGGAGGGTAAAGTTGATAATTTGGTTGGCCTGAAAGAAAATGTTATTCTTGGCCACCTTGTTCCCGCCGGCACAGGATATAAAATTTATACACCGCTATCTGTTGTGCCGTCAGAGGCTGTCGCAAAAGAGGCCGAGGGGTACCACAGGGAGTTAGTTACATCAAGTTAA
- the rpoB gene encoding DNA-directed RNA polymerase subunit beta, which translates to MEIRNFGKTENVLEIRNLVYVQTKAYQDFLQADIPASRRKNFGIEAILREIFPISNYDGTMLLDYIKYELGKPRYTQDECRQLRLTYGRPFRVWLRLNKAEPVEEEVYLGEIPIMIGGGEFIINGTERVIVTQLHRSPGIDFIEEFHAEKRLHSCRIIPERGSWIELEVGKKDILTVRIDQSGKLPATCFLRALSGEYSSDEDIIRLFYETETVKIADYASVTKLRGRYTADKIVNSETGEIVLEAGRQISDTTTKALVDLGIKKIEVIKKMDDPLMLNSLDSDFTKSHEDALMKIYARFRPGNPQQLEKARQLFYDKFFDVKRYRLGSVGRFRLNRKLGHNINEAEMTLQKEDYVEAIRYIMKLRKGQSGVSVDDIDNLGNRRLRTIDELAGEELRKGFLKLRRTVQERMSVKDSEQLTPRTLVNSKTIFSAIDYFFSRSELSQVLDQTNPLAQLTHERRLSALGPGGLNRKRAGFEVRDVHVSHYGRVCPIETPEGTNIGLIASLSIYATTDEYGFLITPYRIVDKGKISDKITYLRADEEEHKLIAPADILLKRKEKLENVLCRYNGDFHLVNIKDINYMDVSPKQLVGVSASLIPFLEHSDANRALMGSNMQRQAVPLLITEPPIVSTGMESVVARNSSMTVQAENAGVVTKVTAEEIVVNDRDIYVLRKFVGLNEGTCLNQTPIVVEGQKVKKGEIIADGAATHQGELSLGKNVLVAFMTWDGYNFEDAIVISEALLKDDRFTSVHREEFEVEIRETKLGREEFTRDIPNVSEKALRNLDENGVIRVGTKVKPGDILVGKVAPKSRTELSPEEKLLHAIFGRAGEDVKNESLEVPSGMEGIVINTQVFSRKSYLSDEKRQKIIQEINDIETKYDENIAKEFSKMLRAIDEEIKEPLVDVQTGQIYTIERGMSTKSILLLEDRFDIENIEFGTKKKKERAIEISKDFLERIEYLKDERDRKINHLKRGDELPTGVLELAKISIATKRKLSVGDKMAGRHGNKGVISKILPEEDMPFLPDGTRVEMLLNPLGVPSRMNVGQILETHLGWAAKKLNFRAITPIFEGATEEEIRGCLREAELPEDGKTILYDGRTGEPFEQKVTVGYMYMLKLHHLVDEKVHARATGPYSLITQQPLGGKARFGGQRFGEMEVWALEAYGSAYNLQELITVKSDDVEGRTKIYESMVKGENTLEAGTPASFEVLANEIAGLGLSLKLEKRKMEVLKG; encoded by the coding sequence ATGGAAATCCGTAATTTCGGAAAAACTGAAAATGTGCTAGAGATTCGAAACCTTGTATATGTCCAGACAAAGGCTTACCAGGATTTTTTACAGGCAGACATCCCCGCTTCTAGGAGAAAAAATTTTGGAATCGAGGCAATATTGAGAGAAATATTCCCGATAAGTAATTACGACGGGACAATGTTGCTTGATTATATTAAATATGAACTCGGCAAGCCGAGATATACACAAGATGAGTGCAGGCAGTTGCGTCTTACGTATGGACGTCCTTTTCGGGTATGGCTCAGGCTTAACAAGGCTGAACCTGTTGAGGAAGAAGTCTATTTAGGCGAGATACCGATAATGATTGGTGGTGGTGAGTTTATCATTAACGGTACAGAAAGAGTAATCGTTACCCAGTTACATCGTTCTCCGGGAATCGATTTTATCGAAGAGTTTCACGCTGAAAAAAGATTGCATTCATGCCGTATTATCCCTGAAAGAGGAAGTTGGATTGAGCTTGAGGTGGGGAAAAAAGACATCCTTACAGTTAGGATTGATCAAAGTGGAAAATTGCCGGCTACCTGTTTCCTGAGGGCACTATCTGGGGAATATTCAAGCGATGAGGATATCATCAGGTTATTTTATGAAACAGAAACAGTTAAAATTGCCGATTATGCCTCAGTAACAAAATTGAGAGGAAGGTATACGGCTGATAAAATTGTTAATTCGGAAACAGGAGAGATTGTCTTAGAGGCTGGTCGTCAAATTTCCGATACAACAACAAAAGCGCTTGTCGATCTTGGTATTAAAAAGATAGAAGTCATCAAGAAGATGGACGACCCTTTGATGTTGAATTCTCTGGATTCAGATTTTACAAAATCTCATGAAGATGCATTGATGAAAATTTATGCTCGTTTTCGTCCTGGAAATCCGCAGCAGTTAGAAAAAGCGAGACAATTATTCTATGATAAGTTTTTTGATGTAAAGAGATATCGGTTGGGATCTGTCGGGAGATTCAGGCTTAACAGAAAGCTGGGTCATAATATTAATGAAGCCGAGATGACGCTGCAAAAGGAAGATTATGTAGAAGCTATCCGATACATAATGAAGCTACGGAAAGGACAGTCCGGCGTATCGGTTGACGATATTGATAATTTAGGAAACCGAAGGCTGAGAACCATTGATGAACTGGCAGGAGAAGAATTGCGCAAGGGCTTTCTGAAATTAAGAAGAACAGTACAGGAGAGAATGAGTGTTAAGGATTCGGAACAATTAACCCCGCGGACTCTTGTAAACTCCAAGACCATCTTTTCTGCAATTGATTATTTCTTTAGCAGAAGCGAATTATCACAGGTGCTTGATCAGACAAATCCGTTAGCACAACTGACACATGAGAGGAGGTTAAGCGCTCTGGGGCCAGGCGGGTTAAATAGAAAACGGGCTGGTTTTGAGGTAAGAGATGTTCATGTATCCCATTACGGAAGGGTTTGTCCTATTGAGACACCGGAAGGTACGAATATTGGTTTAATAGCGTCATTGAGTATATATGCTACAACTGATGAATACGGTTTTCTGATTACTCCATATCGTATTGTTGATAAAGGGAAAATAAGCGATAAAATCACATATCTCAGGGCTGATGAAGAAGAACATAAACTGATAGCGCCTGCCGATATCCTGTTAAAGCGTAAAGAAAAGCTGGAGAATGTATTATGCAGATATAATGGCGACTTTCATCTGGTAAACATCAAAGATATTAACTATATGGATGTATCACCAAAGCAATTGGTAGGTGTTTCCGCAAGCTTGATCCCCTTTCTTGAACATAGCGATGCCAACAGGGCGCTTATGGGGTCGAATATGCAACGTCAGGCTGTGCCGCTTTTAATAACAGAACCGCCTATTGTCAGCACAGGAATGGAAAGTGTTGTTGCACGGAATTCAAGTATGACCGTTCAGGCAGAAAATGCCGGGGTAGTAACGAAAGTGACTGCAGAAGAGATCGTTGTAAATGACCGGGATATTTATGTACTAAGGAAATTTGTAGGATTGAACGAAGGTACCTGCCTGAATCAAACGCCAATAGTTGTTGAAGGCCAAAAAGTAAAGAAAGGGGAAATTATTGCTGACGGGGCGGCAACACACCAGGGGGAATTAAGCCTGGGTAAAAATGTCTTGGTTGCTTTTATGACTTGGGATGGATATAACTTTGAAGATGCTATTGTTATAAGCGAAGCATTGCTGAAGGATGATCGTTTTACATCGGTTCACAGAGAAGAGTTTGAAGTGGAAATCAGGGAAACAAAATTAGGCAGGGAAGAGTTTACCCGTGATATTCCTAATGTTTCAGAAAAAGCGTTAAGAAACCTTGATGAAAACGGTGTGATACGGGTAGGAACAAAGGTGAAACCCGGCGATATTTTAGTAGGAAAGGTTGCTCCAAAAAGCAGAACTGAATTGTCACCAGAAGAAAAATTATTACATGCCATTTTTGGCCGTGCCGGGGAAGATGTCAAGAATGAATCGCTGGAAGTGCCATCCGGCATGGAAGGTATTGTTATCAATACTCAGGTATTTTCGAGAAAGTCATATCTTTCTGATGAAAAAAGACAAAAAATTATACAGGAAATTAATGATATAGAAACAAAATACGATGAGAATATCGCAAAAGAGTTCAGCAAGATGCTCAGGGCAATCGATGAAGAAATTAAAGAACCTCTGGTCGATGTTCAAACCGGACAAATATATACCATTGAACGTGGCATGTCCACAAAATCTATTCTTTTACTTGAAGACCGTTTTGATATTGAAAACATTGAATTTGGTACGAAAAAAAAGAAGGAAAGAGCAATTGAAATTAGTAAAGATTTTTTGGAAAGAATAGAATATCTGAAAGATGAAAGAGACAGGAAAATTAATCATTTAAAACGGGGGGATGAATTACCTACAGGAGTGCTGGAGTTGGCTAAAATCTCCATTGCGACAAAAAGAAAGCTATCCGTAGGTGATAAAATGGCCGGCAGACATGGTAATAAGGGTGTAATATCAAAGATTCTTCCAGAAGAAGATATGCCTTTTTTACCGGACGGGACCAGGGTCGAGATGCTATTAAATCCCTTAGGCGTACCTTCAAGGATGAACGTTGGACAAATTTTGGAGACCCATTTAGGGTGGGCAGCTAAAAAATTAAACTTTCGTGCAATAACGCCGATTTTTGAAGGGGCCACCGAAGAAGAGATCAGAGGGTGTCTCAGGGAAGCAGAATTGCCAGAAGACGGTAAAACCATATTATATGACGGCCGTACCGGGGAACCATTTGAACAGAAAGTAACTGTTGGCTATATGTATATGTTGAAACTCCATCATCTGGTTGATGAGAAAGTACATGCGAGGGCAACGGGACCGTATTCACTCATAACACAGCAGCCGCTTGGTGGAAAAGCAAGATTTGGTGGTCAAAGATTCGGTGAAATGGAGGTTTGGGCACTTGAAGCATACGGTTCTGCTTACAATTTGCAGGAATTGATTACCGTGAAAAGTGATGATGTGGAAGGGAGGACAAAGATTTACGAATCAATGGTAAAGGGGGAAAATACGCTCGAAGCTGGTACTCCTGCATCCTTTGAAGTACTCGCAAATGAAATTGCCGGGCTTGGTTTAAGCTTAAAGTTAGAAAAAAGAAAAATGGAAGTTTTAAAAGGGTAG
- the rplL gene encoding 50S ribosomal protein L7/L12: protein MAQETEERTVEASNKINQVLDMVAGMTMLEASQLVKAFEQKFGVSAAAVAAVPVASATEAQAAPVEEKTAFEVILKDAGANKIQVIKAVRAETNLGLKEAKDLVEAAPKLVKEGVSKEEAEKIKKSLEAAGATVEVK, encoded by the coding sequence ATGGCTCAGGAAACTGAGGAAAGAACGGTGGAGGCTTCAAACAAAATAAACCAGGTACTCGACATGGTTGCGGGAATGACGATGCTTGAGGCATCGCAACTCGTGAAGGCGTTTGAACAAAAATTTGGTGTTTCGGCAGCTGCAGTAGCGGCAGTGCCAGTTGCTTCTGCTACCGAAGCTCAGGCAGCTCCAGTGGAAGAAAAAACAGCATTCGAGGTTATTTTGAAGGACGCAGGTGCAAATAAAATTCAAGTAATTAAGGCTGTCCGCGCCGAAACAAATTTAGGATTAAAAGAAGCAAAAGATCTTGTTGAGGCAGCTCCAAAGCTAGTAAAGGAAGGTGTTTCGAAAGAAGAAGCAGAAAAGATTAAAAAATCCCTTGAGGCAGCCGGTGCAACGGTAGAAGTAAAGTGA
- the rplJ gene encoding 50S ribosomal protein L10 — MANELKNLIVKEQILKYGGRSNYLVVGYQGIKALEFDQIRRDLRKKNVHLEIVKNSLTILAFKQIGLAGGIDLLKGPSAIIAGQKDPVVTAKETVEWSKKIPSMALRGGYVDGVMLSADEIKELSTLPDLPVLRTQIVTGMNAPIVGVVNAFNSVLRGLVTVLQAVKEKKEKSGE, encoded by the coding sequence ATGGCAAATGAACTAAAAAATCTTATTGTGAAAGAGCAAATTTTAAAGTATGGGGGCAGGAGTAACTATCTGGTTGTCGGCTATCAAGGAATAAAAGCATTAGAATTTGACCAAATAAGAAGAGATTTGCGGAAAAAAAATGTCCATTTGGAAATAGTTAAAAATTCGCTAACAATTCTTGCATTTAAACAGATTGGTCTCGCCGGTGGAATAGATTTGTTGAAAGGGCCTTCTGCTATAATAGCAGGGCAAAAAGATCCGGTAGTTACCGCAAAAGAAACGGTTGAATGGTCAAAAAAAATACCTTCTATGGCTCTGCGGGGCGGGTATGTTGATGGGGTGATGTTGTCTGCTGATGAGATAAAAGAATTGTCAACTCTTCCGGATCTCCCGGTGCTCCGCACTCAGATTGTTACCGGCATGAATGCTCCGATTGTTGGTGTGGTAAATGCCTTCAACTCAGTTTTAAGAGGTTTAGTTACTGTTTTGCAGGCTGTAAAAGAGAAAAAAGAAAAAAGTGGTGAATAA